In the genome of Tsukamurella paurometabola DSM 20162, the window AGGTGGGGAGCGAGTACGACGAGGACGAGGTCTCCGGCCTGATGGGGCCGTCGGCACTGTCCGGCGACGATTCCGACTCGCTGCGCCCGAAATCGCTCGACGAGTTCATCGGGCAGCCCAAGGTCCGTGAGCAATTGCAACTGGTCTTGCACGGCGCGCGCAAGCGTGGCGGAACCCCCGATCACATCCTGCTGTCCGGTCCGCCCGGGCTGGGCAAGACCAGCCTCGCAATGATCATCGCCGCCGAACTCGGTACCGCTCTCCGCGTCACCTCCGGTCCGGCGCTGGAGCGCGCCGGCGATCTTGCGGCCATGCTGTCGAACCTGGTCGAGGGCGATGTGCTGTTCATCGACGAGATCCACCGGATGGCCCGCCCGGCTGAGGAGATGTTGTACCTCGCGATGGAGGACTTCCGGGTGGATGTGGTGGTGGGCAAGGGGCCCGGCGCCACCTCCATCCCGCTCGACGTGGCGCCGTTCACCCTGGTGGGCGCCACCACACGGTCCGGCTCGCTCACCGGGCCGCTGCGCGACCGATTCGGCTTCACCGCGCATATGGACTTCTACGACACGGCCGACCTGATCCAGGTGATCGAGCGCAGTGCGAAGATCCTCGGCATCGAGATCGTGCGCGAGGCGGCCGCCGAGATAGGCAGTCGCTCCCGCGGCACCCCGCGCATCGCGAACCGCCTGCTGCGCCGGGTGCGCGATTTCGCCGATGTGCGCGCCGACGGCATCGTCACGGTCGATGTGGCACGCGGTGCGCTGAAGGTCTACGACGTCGACGAGCTCGGCCTCGATCGCCTGGACCGCGCGGTGCTCGGTGCTCTGATCCGCAGCTTCGGTGGCGGACCGGTGGGGGTCTCGACCCTCGCGGTCGCAGTGGGCGAGGAGCCCGGCACCGTCGAAGAGGTGTGCGAGCCCTTCCTCGTGCGGGCCGGGATGCTCGCCCGGACTCCGCGCGGCCGCGTCGCGACGATGGCGGCCTGGCACCACCTCGGGCTGGAGCCGCCCGCGGGTGCGCTCGCATCCGGAATCGAGGTGCGCGGTGACTTCGACGCGGACGAGCGACTGTTC includes:
- the ruvB gene encoding Holliday junction branch migration DNA helicase RuvB, with amino-acid sequence MGPSALSGDDSDSLRPKSLDEFIGQPKVREQLQLVLHGARKRGGTPDHILLSGPPGLGKTSLAMIIAAELGTALRVTSGPALERAGDLAAMLSNLVEGDVLFIDEIHRMARPAEEMLYLAMEDFRVDVVVGKGPGATSIPLDVAPFTLVGATTRSGSLTGPLRDRFGFTAHMDFYDTADLIQVIERSAKILGIEIVREAAAEIGSRSRGTPRIANRLLRRVRDFADVRADGIVTVDVARGALKVYDVDELGLDRLDRAVLGALIRSFGGGPVGVSTLAVAVGEEPGTVEEVCEPFLVRAGMLARTPRGRVATMAAWHHLGLEPPAGALASGIEVRGDFDADERLF